A region from the Ciconia boyciana chromosome 1, ASM3463844v1, whole genome shotgun sequence genome encodes:
- the E2F7 gene encoding transcription factor E2F7 codes for MEVRVLALRDLASGRTGRRGRAEAAAAQKENIFDRSRMAPKTPIKNEPVDLSKQKGCTPERNPITPVKLVDRPQPDPWTPTANLKMLVSAASPDMRDREKKKELFRPIENSEQSDTPDSLQYDMVDDSTVDEFEKQRPSRKQKSLGLLCQKFLARYPSYPLSTEKTTISLDEVASILGVERRRIYDIVNVLESLHLVSRVAKNQYCWHGRHNLSQTLKTLQEAGELQYGELMTFFQHKEQDLEYKFGERKKETIPDSQDRSLLDFSEPDCTSASANSRKDKSLRIMSQKFVMLFLVSKTKIVTLDIAAKILIEETQDTVDHSKFKTKVRRLYDIANVLTSLGLIKKVHVTEERGRKPAFKWIGPVEFPGKTDELRGHSPTSDPLPGTQRGPCAPYQICAAGKQRFTRHASFNGAQPCEGTRRKVSSEPNSPRQERQACIVNSDEYCSKMINLAAVCRQKIEEDTRNKACATETVLNSARNPSITSPLSLLPVPGDSDFCVNPLPQAVFPVVQADVPSLSLPNGISSQALHPSTPAASKTENGKPTLLPNQPFLCFPSSSLFMLCGGLQENNLRETLPTTGDVGNRRAEAQAAVPSAACQKRSSHKCVSLSAPVDDEEPAAKKQTMEQSAVPLSLAVPKKPFESPKAESTPGSGCTSAEHLEAFHLDLASPAAPEAADSEPTKPLDSQEQEKWSQNKDPGEPSPGKEHISKENANQPFLPQYLYVQPTAGLSSFNFLFSANQAPGAISLAASQLPSLSIPCVMVPSAALASFPLVCSPTITSPLSPVPDGSFSAATSMNFSMSGLASTTPVFIGTTAVVTPKVSPTPSVDPQQPAHPALHLSPVLARSCGAVKLDSPVCMGHPVTLLKLQQPSSTPLTPKSIRPARHEAFFKTPGSLGDPVAWKKNEGNQTRNVSSVQRRLEISSTSPD; via the exons ATGGAGGTGAGGGTCCTGGCGCTGCGGGACCTGGCGAGCGGCCggacggggcggcggggccgcgcggaggcggcggcggcccagAAG gaaaacaTATTTGATCGATCCAGGATGGCCCCAAAGACTCCCATTAAGAATGAACCAGTTGATTTATCAAAGCAAAAAGGCTGCACCCCGGAACGAAATCCAATTACACCTGTTAAGCTTGTTGACAGACCTCAGCCTGATCCCTGGACCCCCACTGCTAACCTGAAGATGCTTGTTAGTGCTGCTAGCCCTGACATGAGggacagggaaaagaagaaagagctcTTCAGACCCATAGAAAACAGTGAGCAGAGTGACACACCTGACTCCTTACAG tatGATATGGTAGACGACAGCACGGTTGatgaatttgaaaaacagaggcccagcagaaaacagaaaagcttagGACTCTTGTGCCAAAAGTTTCTAGCTCGCTATCCAAGTTATCCATTGTCAACAGAAAAAACTACTATTTCTTTGGATGAAGTGGCTTCAATTCTCG GAGTTGAGCGGAGACGAATTTACGATATAGTGAATGTCCTGGAGTCATTGCACTTGGTCAGCCGTGTGGCCAAGAACCAGTACTGTTGGCATGGCCGCCACAACCTAAGTCAAACTCTGAAAACGCTTCAGgaagcaggagagctgcagtATGGAGAGCTAATGACCTTCTTCCAGCACAAGGAGCAGGACTTGGAGTACAAATTTGGAGAACGGAAAAAGGAAACTATTCCAGATTCTCAAGACAGATCATTACTGGACTTTTCAGAACCAGATTGCACCTCTG catctgcaaacagcagaaaggaCAAGTCGTTGCGGATTATGAGCCAAAAGTTTGTCATGCTGTTCCTTGTCTCCAAGACCAAGATAGTCACTCTGGACATCGCAGCAAAGATACTGATAGAAGAAACGCAGGATACAGTGGATCACAGCAAATTTAAAA CAAAGGTACGAAGGCTGTATGATATCGCCAATGTTCTCACCAGCCTAGGCTTGATCAAGAAAGTTCATGTCACGGAGGAACGAGGACGCAAACCAGCCTTCAAGTGGATTGGGCCTGTGGAATTCCCTGGAAAGACGG ATGAGCTGAGAGGGCATAGCCCAACATCTGATCCTCTGCCAGGGACACAGAGAGGACCCTGTGCCCCATATCAGAtctgtgctgctggaaagcaaaggtTTACACGTCACGCTTCATTTAACGGCGCACAGCCTTGTGAAGGGACCAGAAGGAAGGTCAGTTCTGAGCCCAACAGCCCACGTCAAGAGAGGCAAG CCTGTATTGTGAATTCAGATGAATATTGCTCCAAAATGATAAATCTAGCAGCTGTCTGCAGGCAGAAAATAGAGGAAGATACTAG gaataaagCTTGTGCCACAGAAACGGTATTAAATTCAGCAAGGAACCCAAGCATAACCTCacctctctcccttcttccagttCCTGGGGACTCTGATTTTTGTGTTAACCCTTTGCCTCAGGCAGTTTTCCCTGTGGTTCAGGCAGATGTGCCAAGCCTCTCGCTGCCAAATGGCATCAGCAGCCAAGCTCTACATCCTTCCACACCAGCAGcctccaaaacagaaaatggaaaacctaCCCTGCTCCCCAACCAACCCTTCCTGTGCTTCCCGTCTTCATCCCTTTTTATGTTGTGTGGCGGTCTTCAGGAAAATAACTTGAGGGAGACCCTGCCCACCACAGGAGATGTGGGAAATAGGAGGGCAGAAGCTCAGGCTGCTGTACCTTCAGCTGCCTGCCAGAAACGCAGCTCCCACAAGTGCGTATCGCTCTCTGCACCTGTAGATGATGAAGAGCCAGCTGCTAAAAAGCAGACCATGGAACAGAGTGCTGTGCCCCTCTCACTTGCAGTACCCAAG AAGCCTTTTGAGTCACCCAAGGCAGAATCTACCCCAGGAAGTGGCTGTACATCTGCTGAACATCTAGAAGCTTTTCATCTTGACCTCGCAAGTCCTGCTGCTCCAGAGGCTGCAGACAGTGAGCCTACTAAGCCTTTAGATTCTCAGGAGCAAGAAAAATGGTCTCAGAATAAAGACCCTGGTGAACCCTCTCCAGGAAAAGAGCACATCTCTAAAGAAAATGCCAATCAACCTTTCCTACCACAGTATCTTTATGTTCAGCCTACTGCTG GATTAAGcagttttaatttcctgttctcTGCAAACCAAGCCCCTGGTGCTATCAGCCTGGCTGCGAGCCAGTTACCTTCTCTGAGCATCCCCTGTGTCATGGTGCCATCAGCAGCCTTGGCTTCCTTCCCTCTCGTCTGTTCTCCCACAATCACCAGTCCTCTTTCTCCAGTTCCTGATGGCTCCTTCTCAGCTGCCACCTCCATGAATTTCAGTATGTCTGGCCTGGCATCAACAACGCCTGTTTTCATAGGCACCACGGCAGTGGTTACCCCCAAGGTCTCACCCACGCCTTCGGTGGATCCCCAGCAACCAGCTCACCCCGCTCTGCACCTGAGTCCCGTGCTTGCAAGGTCTTGCGGTGCTGTTAAACTGGACTCCCCTGTGTGTATGGGGCATCCGGTGACCCTTCTGAAGCTGCAGCAG CCTTCATCAACTCCCCTCACTCCCAAGAGCATTCGTCCTGCACGTCATGAGGCATTTTTCAAAACTCCCGGAAGTCTTGGAGACCCTGttgcatggaagaaaaatgaaggcaacCAGACCAGAAATGTCAGCTCTGTGCAGAGGAGACTGGAAATCTCTAGTACCAGCCCTGACTAA